In the Paraburkholderia acidisoli genome, GAGAACATCTTGACCGCGATGGAACAAAGCTCGTGGTTGTGGCAACCGGGCGGGCGCGGCGCACGCGACGCGCGCGACGAGAAAGTGCGCGCGATTCTCGACACCACGCACTTGCAGTCTCTCGCTGAGGCGCGCGCCATCGATCTCGCCTACGCCGAGCGCAAGTTTCTCTCGGTGGCGCGGCTGATCGCGAGCAACGCGAAGATCTGGCTGCTCGACGAACCCGCGTCGGGTCTCGATCCGCGCTCGTACGAGCGCTTCGTCGCGCTGCTGCGCGCGCAGGTGAAAGAGGGCGTGACGGTCTGCATCATCGAGCACAACCTCGACGTGGTGTCGAACGTGTCCGACCGCGTGGCGTTCCTCGATCAAGGGCGCCTGCTTGCCGAAGGCGCGCCGCAAGACGTGCTCGCCGATGCACGGCTCGCATCGATCTATTTCGGGGAGACCGCATGAGCGCACCGATCCTGCAAACGCGCGCGCTGACGGCCGGTTACGGCGGCCGCGCGGTGCTCAACGGCATCGACATGACCTTGCGCGAGAACGAAGTACTGTGCCTGCTCGGCCATAACGGCGCCGGTAAATCGACGCTCGTGAAAACGCTGTTCGGCCTGATGGCGCAAAGCGGCGGCGAGGTGTTCGTCGACGGCGCGAAGCGCGAGCGGCAGAGCGTGCGCGCTTCCACGGCGGCGGGCATCGCGCTCGTGCCGGAAGGGCGTGGCGTGTTTCCGAGTCTTTCTGTCGAAGAAGTGCTGAAGCTTGGCCTCTGGTCCGCCGACGTGCCGCCTGCCGAACACGCGGCGCGGCTCGACTGGGTCATGGCCGTGCTGCCCGACATCAAGCGCTTCTACAAACAGCGCGCGGGGTCGCTCTCGGGCGGCCAGCAGCAGATGGTGTCGATCGGCCGCGCGTTGCTGTCGCGGCCGCGCTGCCTGCTGATGGACGAACCGTCGATCGGTCTCGCGCCCAAGCTGTTCCAGGATCTGCTCGGCCCGATCCGCCAGTTGCAGCAGGACACCCGCATGTCGATCCTGCTCGTCGAACAGAACGTGCGCGAAGCGCTCAAGGTCAGCGACCGCGTCGTGGTGATGAAGTCCGGCTCGCTGATCCGCGAGGCGCTGCCGGGCGAACTCGATACCAATGCGAAACTGATGGAGCTTTACTGATGTCCGACTCTTCCACTGAGGTTGCCCCGGCACCGGTCGCCACGCTGAACACGCTGCTTGCCGATCATCTCGCGGCGCATGCCACGCGCACCGCCTTCGTCGACGGCGGCGCCACGCTCAGCTACGCGCAATTCGACGCGCTCGCCGAAGGCGCCGCGCGCTGGCTCGAGGAACACGGGATTGGCGCGGGCGATCGCGTGGCCGTGTGGCTCGTGAACCGCATCGAATGGCTCGCGCTGCTGTTCGGCGCGGCGCGCATTGGCGCGACGGTCGTGGCCGTCAACACGCGGTATCGGCGCGCGGAACTCGAACACATTCTGGGCAAGTCGCAAGCGAAGCTGCTGGTGTTTCAGCCGAATTTCCGCAAGATCGATTTTCCGGCGGAACTGGCCGGCATCGATGCTCACGCGGTCGCGTCGCTGCGCAAGATCGCGGTGATCGACGCGGACGCGAGCACGCCGGAAGCGCTCATCGGCAAACCGGTGGTGCATTGCGCGTTCGAACCGGCGACCGCGCCGCGCAGGCGCCGCCCGGGCGAAACCGCCGAGGCGCCGCTGATCCTCTTCACGACCTCGGGCACGACGAAGGCGCCGAAGCTCGTGGTGCATCCCCAGCGCACGATCACGGGTCACAGCCAGCGCGCCGCGCGCGCCTACGGCTTCGACGCGCACGACGCGGTCATGCTCGCGGCGCTGCCGTTCTGCGGCGTATTCGGTTTGAACGGCGCGCTCGCGGCGTTCGCCGGCGGCGCGCCGGTCGTCCTGATCGACACGTTCGACGCGCGGGAAGCGGCGCGGCTGGTGCAGGCGCATCGCGTGACGCACACCTTCGGCAGCGACGAGATGTATCGGCGTCTGCTCGAAGCGGGCGAGGGCGAGCGGCCGTTTCCGTCCGCGCGCGTGTTCGGCTTCGCGGCGTTCCAGCCGGGGCTGGCGAGCTTCGCCGCCTACGCGCAAACGCGCGGCATGCCGCTCACCGGGCTGTACGGCTCGAGCGAAGTGCAGGCGCTCTTTTCGTGCCAGAAGATCGACATGCCGTTCGACACGCGCATCGAAGGCGGCGGCTATCCGGCAGCGGGCGAACTCGCCACGATCCGCATTCGCGACATCGAAAGCGGCAAGCTGTTGCCGCACGGCGAAAGCGGCGAGATCGAAATTGCCGCGCCGGGCAATTTTCTGCACTACCTCGACAACGCGGATGCGACCGCCGAAGCCCTCACGCCCGACGGCTTTTTCCGCACCGGCGACATCGGCTTTCTGCGCGAAGACGGCAGCTTCGTGTATCAGACGCGCAAGGGCGACGCGATCCGGCTCGCGGGCTTTCTCGTGAGCCCGGTCGAGATCGAGGACGAGATCAAGGCGATCGAGGGCGTCGACGACGCGCAGATCGTCGCGGTCGAGATCGACGGGCAGCAGCGCGCGGTCGCATTCGTGATCGCCGCCGCGCAACCGGGCTTGAACGCCGAAAGCGTGCGTCACGCGCTGGCCGGGCGCATGGCGGCGTTCAAGGTGCCCGCGCGCGTGTGGTTCGTCGACGCGTTCCCGGTCACGCAAAGTTCGAACGGCGTGAAGATCCAGCGCGCGCGGCTGCGCGACATGGCGGTCGAGCGCGTGCAAGGCGAAACCGTTTGACGATGGGGGAGACTGACATGACTTCGCTGTACTTCGAGGATTTTCACGTGGGCCAGACGTTCGAAAGCGGCGGCCGCACGATCACGGAAAGCGATCTCACGCTGTTTTCGATGCTGTCCGGCGACTGGAACCCGATTCACGCCGACGCCGAATTCGCGGGCAAAACGCGCTTCAAGCAACGCGTGGTGCATGGCACCCTGGGCATTGCCGTGGCCACTGGCATGCTGCATCAGCTGGGTATCTTTCACGACAGCGTGATCGCGATGATGTCGCTGAACGACTGGAAGTTCGTCACGCCGATCTTCGTCAACGACACCTTGCGGTTGCGGCTCGACATTCTCGCACTCGACGGCGGCAAGAGCGAACGCGCGGGCAAGCTCACGCGCCGCTTCGTGATGCTCAATCAGCGCGACGAAATCGTGCAGGACGGGATCAGCGACATGCTGATCAAGAAGCGCGGCGCGGCGTAAGCCCTTTTCGGCACGGTGTTCAGCCGGGCGATGGAGTCGGGTTCGCCAATGCTCGCGCGCGGACGAGCGCGCGCGTGATGTCGCCGAGCACGGTGTCGCGCGCGCTCTCGTCCTGCTGGCGCAATGCGAACGAAGGATGCCAGGTGGCGACGGCCCAGCCGCCATGGATCTCGAACGGCGCGCTCACGTAGTCGCGCAGGCTGACCTTCTCGCGCAGCAAGGCGGTGAGCGCCGTTGCGCCGAGCGCCACGATCACGGCGGGCCGCACCGCGTTCAGTTCGCGTTCGAGCCAGTAGTAGCACGCTTCGACCTCGCGCTGCGCCGGCGTTTTGTGCAACCGGCGTTTGCCGCGCGGCTCCCACTTGAAATGCTTCACGGCATTGGTCAGATAAACCTGCTCGCGCGACAAGCCCGCTCGCTCGATGGCAACGCTGAGCAGTTGCCCCGCCGGTCCGACGAACGGTTGCCCGCTCAGGTCTTCCTGATCGCCCGGTTGTTCGCCGAGCAACATGATTCGCGCACGGGCGGGTCCCACGCCGCTCACCGCCTGCGTGGCGTGACGCCACAAGTCGCAACGCCGGCAAGCGTCCAGCGAAGAGGGTGGTTCGCGAACGGGTTGCGCCGTCTCGGCCTCGACCGCGATCACCTTGCCGTCCAGCGAGCCCACACCGCTTGCCTGGGCGAGCCGCCGCGCGCCGCTTCTGGCTTCGCTGATCATGCCGGGAATCAGGTGGGCCTCAGGCAAGCCCTTCCAGAAACGCACCGGCATATGCTGCTCCAGCGCTTCTTCGTTCAAGCGCGCCGGGTTGAAGGTGCTGCGGTAGTACGCGATCCACAGCGCCTCGGCCTCGTCTTCGGAGTCGTAGCGGTGATCGCCCGGCAACGCGCCGCGTGCGTCCAGATGCAATGCGCCGCCGTCCCAGAACGCGGCGCCGCGAGGTGTGGTGATGAGCCACGAAGATCGGCCCATGCGCTGCGCGAAATGCTCCGCCGCCCATTCGAGCACGTCGTGGTCGGGCTCGTACCACGCCACGTATTCGGGCACGGCCTGGGTGTCGCGCTGCTTGCGAAAGCGCACATAGGCGATCATGTCGTGCTGCGCGCGGCGCACGCTTTTGGCCATGCGATACAGGCGAGAGCCGTCGATATCGGCGGCCGATGCCACCGAGCGGTCGCCGTGATGCCAGCGCCACAGCACCTTGTACAAAAACGCCCAACGCTCCGGGTCGCGAAACGACGCGGCGTCTTTGAGCAAGGCGGCGAGTTCCTTCGACACCTGCACTTCGGCCATGCGAGGCGATGCCGCGGCGGGACTGCGCGAATCCGGCGTGTAGTCGAGCGATGCTTGCTGCTGTGGCGCTCCGGTCTCCGCGAGGCGCCATTGAATCGACTCCGGCCGGAGGTCTTCCGCGAGCGCCGCCAGCGAGGCCGCGCGCCACGCGGCAAAGCGATCTTCGATCACGATCGTGCGCATGAACCGGCCTCACAACAACGCGAGTTGCACCGGCGGTGGCGTGAGCGCGCGGCGCAGTTGCTCGGACGAGGCATCTTGCTGGGCCGCGCGATAATCCTGCGTCACCACGAACGGGCGGATCTTGTCCATGGGGCAGCGCAGGCGCACGAGATCGTCGTAACGGACGCGCCGCGTACGCCGCAGTTCCACGAGACGTTTGGCGTTACGCATGCCGATGCCGGGCACGCGCGCGATCATGCGCAGCGGCGCGCGGTTGAGGTCGACCGGAAAATGTTCGCGATGCGCCAGCGCCCACGCGAGCTTCGGGTCGATTTCGAGCGCGAGGTCGCCGCTGTTTTCGAACAGTTCGTTTGCATTGAAGCCGTAGCCGCGCAACAGGAAGTCGGCTTGATACAGCCGGTGTTCGCGCAGCAGCGGCGGCGCCTGCGCGGGCAAGGCGGACGGACTGTCGGGGATGGGGCTGAACGCCGAGTAATAGACGCGCTTGAGCTTGAACGCGCTGTAGAGCGATTCGGCCGTTTGCAGGATGGTGCGGTCGTTCGTGGGGTCGGCGCCAACGATCATTTGCGTGCTTTGCCCGGCCGGCGTGAAGGGCGGCGCCTTCGTTTCGGCCTGCGCTTCTTCCTGACCGAGCCGGATCGTTCCCATCGCCAGCTTGATGGTGCGCACGTTCTTTTCGGGCGCGAGGCGCGCGAGACCGCCGTCGGTTGGCAATTCGATATTCACGCTCAGACGGTCCGCATAGCGTCCGGCTTGCGCAATGAGCTCGGGGTCGGCGTCGGGAATGGTCTTGAGATGCAGATACCCGCGGAATTGATGGTCTTCGCGCAGCGACTGCGCCACGCGCACCAATTGTTCCATCGTGTAGTTGGACGACTGGATCACGCCCGAACTCAGAAACAGGCCGTCGATGTAATTGCGCCGGTAAAAGTCGAGCGTGAGGTCGACCACTTCCTCGGGCGTGAAGCGCGCGCGCGGCACATTGCTCGAGCGCCGGTTCACGCAGTACTGGCAGTCGTACAGGCAAAAGTTGGTGAGCAGGATCTTGAGGAGCGACACGCAGCGCCCGTCTGGCGTGAAGCTGTGGCAGATGCCCGCGCCGGTGCTCGCGCCCAGCCCCGAAACGCCGCGTGAACCGCGTTTGGGCGCGCCGCTGCTGGCGCACGAAGAGTCGTATTTCGCCGCGTCAGCCAGAATCTCGAGCTTTTGTTGCAGTTCCACTTTGGCACCAATACTGTATATCTATACAGTATTCTACGTGGGCGCTCAGCGAGTGCAAGCGGAAAATGCGAGGGATTTTGGGGTGGAATCGCGGGAAACGTCCGGTTCTTCCGCTCGCCGCGCGCCGCTAGCCGCGCGCCGCTAGCCGCTAGACATTCAGGCGGAATCCCGCGCCATAAACCGATTGCACCAGTTCCTCGTTCGGCGCGATCGCTTCGAGCTTGCGGCGTATCTTGCGCACATGACTGTCGATAGTTCGATCGTCCACGATACGGCCGTCCGTATAGAGGCGGTCCATCAACGCATTGCGCGAAAAAATCTGCGCCGGCCGGCTCGCCAGCGTGGCGAGCAACCGAAACTCGATGGGCGTGAATTCCACCGCAACGCCGTGATACGTCACGCTCAACGCCGCCTCGTTCAATTGCAGCGGGCTGCTCTCGGCCCGCGCATCCGCGCGCACGCGCCGCAGAATGGTTTTCACGCGCGCCACCAGTTCGAGCAGACTGAACGGCTTGCAGATGTAATCGTCCGCGCCCAGTTCGAGGCCTAGCAGCCGGTCCACTTCCTCCACCTGCGCGGTCACCATGATGATGGGCACGTCGCTGTACGCGCGCAGGTCGCGGCAGATATCGCGGCCGTCGCGGCCCGGCAGCATCAGGTCGAGCACGATCATGTTCGGCATGCGTTCCGCCACCGCCTTTTCCACGTCGAGTCCGTTGCGCACCCAGCGCGTGGAGAAACCCGCCGAACGCAGGAAGTCGGTCATCAGCATGGCGAGTTTCGGCTCGTCCTCGACCAGCAGGATTTCGGCGGTGGGATCGTTCGCGCTCACGGCGTCTCCTCGGGGCAAGGGAGTTGGATGGCGATCCAGAGTCCGCCTTGCGGCGCCCGGGCGGCGGAAATGGCGCCCCGGTGCGCTTCCATGATGCTCTTGCAGATCGGCAAGCCGAGCCCCGCGCCGCCCGTGGAGCGGCTGCGCGAGCCTTCCACGCGATAGAAGCGGTCGAACAGCGCGGCATGGGCCGTGTCCGGCACGCCGGGGCCGCTGTCCAGAATGTCGATATGAATGCGCGCGGCGTCCTGGCGGATGCGAACCTGCACCGCCGCGCCTTCGGGCACGTAGCGCAAGACGTTCTGGAAGATATTGAAGAACACTTGCTGCAGGCGCCGCTCGTCGCCGTGCACCCAGCACGGTTCGCCGGGAAGGTCGGTGGTCAGCGCGATGCGCGCCTCGGCAAGCGGCCGCCGGATCGTGCTCAACACTTCTTCCATGGCTTCGGCGACGTCGACGAGACCGAAGTGATAGCGCAACGCGCCCACGTCCGAAAGCGAGAGCTGGTACAGATCGTCCACGAGACGATTCAGGCGCGCGACCTCGGTGGAGAGCGAGCGCATGGCTTCCGTCGACATTTCGCGCACGCCCACTTCGAGCGCCTCCACTTCGCCGCGAATGACCGCGAGCGGCGTGCGCAGCTCGTGCGAAATATCGGCGAATAGCGCGGCGCGCACGCGCTCGTTGCGTTCGAGCGTTTGCGCGAGGTTGTTGAAGTCCGCCTCGAGTTGCCCCAGTTCGCCCGCCGACACCACGGGAATGCGCGCCTGAAAGTCGCCGCCCGCGAGCACGTGCGTCGCGCGCGCGATGCGCTGCAAGGGCAGGCCGAGCGCGCGCGCGATCCAGAGCGAGATCATCACGGCCGTGAGCATGGCCGCCACCGCAAGCGCCCAGCTGGCGTCGCGCTGCGTGCGTTGCAACCGCAGGTCGCCGGCTTCCGTGACTTCCTGCACGGGCACGATCACGAGCCAGCCCACCGTTTTGCCGTCGACGACCACCGGCCGGCGCGGCGCGCCCGCGGCGATCTCGCGGTTGCCCGAGAGATACGCGCCGTTCGCATCGAGCAGCGAAAAGCGCAGGTTCGCGCCCACGAGGTCGGCGATGGGCGGCGGCGGAAAGTTGCTGTCCACGAGCGAGGTGCGCGGATTGGGCAGCATCAGCTGATGCCAGACATGGCGGTTCGCGCGCAGGAACGCCCAGCTGCCGTGCTCGCGATACGCGGCTTCCAGCGGGGCCACGCTCGCGTCGAGACGCTTGATGTCCTGCTGCTCCAGATAGCCGAGAAAGCCGTGCTCGAAGCTGATGCGCGCGCCTAGCGACATCGCGCCGATCAGCACGATATTGACGACCACCATGGCGACGAACAGTTTGGTCGTGAGGCCGAGCGGGTGTTTGGCGAGCACCGATCGAAGGGCGGCAGAGATCATGAAGCCGGATTTTACGCTGGCCGCCCGCACTGGCAATACACCTGGCTTGACTTCCTAATTTCTTGCGAAATTGATTTGCATAATCCGCGAATCGGGCGTGGATCGCGCTCTCGGCATTGAGGCCACTATGCAAATTCGACTTTCCGCGCACTGCCGCACGGGCGTGCTTGTTTTGACGGTTGCGCTGGCGGCATGCTCGCACGACAAGAAGAGCGAGCAGAAAAAAATTCAGTCGGTTTCCGTGCAGACGGTAAAAACCGTGCCGTACGCGCAATCGGTGTCGCTGCCGGGGCGCACCACTTCGTACCTCACCTCGCCGGTCACGCCGCAGGTCACGGGCGTGATCCAGAAGCGGCTCTTCACGGAAGGCGGCGTGGTGCGCGCGGGGCAGGTGCTGTACCAGATCGATCCCGCGCCGTATCAGGCCGCTTACGACGCCGACAAAGCCGACCTCGAAAAAGCGCAGGCCGCCTTGTTATCGGCAAAGCCGATTGCCGAACGCGACCGCTCGCTCGCCGCCATCGACGCGATCAGCAAGGAAACGCTCGAAGAAGCCGAAGCCACGCTCAAGCAGGACGAAGCCACCATCGACGCCGACAAGGCCGCGCTCGAAAGCGCCCGCATCAATCTCGGCTACACGCGCGTGGTGGCGCCCGTCACCGGCACGATCAGCGCTTCGGCCTATACGCCGGGCGCGCTCGTGACCGCCGACCAGACCACGCCGCTCGCCACGATCTATTCGTACGATCCGATGTATCTCGACGTGACGCAATCGAGCACCGACGTGCTCGCGCTGCGCAAGAAACTCGCTGACGGGTCCGTGAAAACCGATGCGAACGGCAACGCCCAAGTGAAGATCACGCTCGAAGACGGCACCACCTACGCGCACGAAGGCACGCTGCAATTCGCGGGCGTGGGCGTCGACCCGACCACGGGCACGATCACCTTGCGCGTGATCGTGCCGAACCCGGAAAAGCTGCTGCTGCCCGGCGAATATCTGCACGCCGTGGTCGAGCAGGGGATCGACCAGAACGCCATACTCGTGCCGCAGCAGTCGGTCACGCACGATCAGCGCGGCAATGCCACGGCGTTGATCGTCGACGCCCAGAACAAGGTCGAGCAACGTTCGCTCACGCTCGCGGGCACCGCCGACAACAACGAATGGGTCGTGACGAACGGCCTCGCCGATGGCGACCGCGTCGTGGTGGCGGGTTCGCAGTACGCGAGCGTGGGCGACACGGTGAATCCCGTGCCGGTTGCCGATGGCGCGGCGGCCACGAGCGACGCGGCTCCGGCAATGGCAACCGCTGCGGCGAGCTCCGCTGCGAGCGCGACGGCCCCGGCCGCGGCCGCGTCGAACTAAGGGAGCCGCGCAATGCGTATCGCTCACTTCTTCATCGACCGGCCCGTGTTCGCGTGGGTGCTGGCGATCATCGTTTCGCTGGCGGGCGCGTTCGCCATCACGCAGCTGCCGCTCGACCAGTACCCCGACATCGCGCCGCCCACCATCCAGATCGCGACCACCTACAACGGGGCTTCGGCGCAGACCAATCAGGACGCGGTCGTGCAGGTGATCGAGCAGCAGATGGTCGGCCTCGATCACCTGATGTACATGTCGTCCTCGGCGAACTCCGAAGGCAACATCTCGATCAAGCTCACGTTCGCGGCGGGCACGAATCCCGA is a window encoding:
- a CDS encoding AMP-binding protein, which encodes MSDSSTEVAPAPVATLNTLLADHLAAHATRTAFVDGGATLSYAQFDALAEGAARWLEEHGIGAGDRVAVWLVNRIEWLALLFGAARIGATVVAVNTRYRRAELEHILGKSQAKLLVFQPNFRKIDFPAELAGIDAHAVASLRKIAVIDADASTPEALIGKPVVHCAFEPATAPRRRRPGETAEAPLILFTTSGTTKAPKLVVHPQRTITGHSQRAARAYGFDAHDAVMLAALPFCGVFGLNGALAAFAGGAPVVLIDTFDAREAARLVQAHRVTHTFGSDEMYRRLLEAGEGERPFPSARVFGFAAFQPGLASFAAYAQTRGMPLTGLYGSSEVQALFSCQKIDMPFDTRIEGGGYPAAGELATIRIRDIESGKLLPHGESGEIEIAAPGNFLHYLDNADATAEALTPDGFFRTGDIGFLREDGSFVYQTRKGDAIRLAGFLVSPVEIEDEIKAIEGVDDAQIVAVEIDGQQRAVAFVIAAAQPGLNAESVRHALAGRMAAFKVPARVWFVDAFPVTQSSNGVKIQRARLRDMAVERVQGETV
- a CDS encoding ABC transporter ATP-binding protein, giving the protein MSTTPLADVSPAQDAATQPVLLEVRQLGKRFGGLQAVSDVSLSLRGGIVTTLIGPNGAGKTTLFNLITGHLKPSTGDVLLRGESIAGREPWRIARAGVGRTFQDLRLFSQMTVRENILTAMEQSSWLWQPGGRGARDARDEKVRAILDTTHLQSLAEARAIDLAYAERKFLSVARLIASNAKIWLLDEPASGLDPRSYERFVALLRAQVKEGVTVCIIEHNLDVVSNVSDRVAFLDQGRLLAEGAPQDVLADARLASIYFGETA
- a CDS encoding ATP-binding protein, which codes for MLAKHPLGLTTKLFVAMVVVNIVLIGAMSLGARISFEHGFLGYLEQQDIKRLDASVAPLEAAYREHGSWAFLRANRHVWHQLMLPNPRTSLVDSNFPPPPIADLVGANLRFSLLDANGAYLSGNREIAAGAPRRPVVVDGKTVGWLVIVPVQEVTEAGDLRLQRTQRDASWALAVAAMLTAVMISLWIARALGLPLQRIARATHVLAGGDFQARIPVVSAGELGQLEADFNNLAQTLERNERVRAALFADISHELRTPLAVIRGEVEALEVGVREMSTEAMRSLSTEVARLNRLVDDLYQLSLSDVGALRYHFGLVDVAEAMEEVLSTIRRPLAEARIALTTDLPGEPCWVHGDERRLQQVFFNIFQNVLRYVPEGAAVQVRIRQDAARIHIDILDSGPGVPDTAHAALFDRFYRVEGSRSRSTGGAGLGLPICKSIMEAHRGAISAARAPQGGLWIAIQLPCPEETP
- a CDS encoding putative DNA modification/repair radical SAM protein — encoded protein: MELQQKLEILADAAKYDSSCASSGAPKRGSRGVSGLGASTGAGICHSFTPDGRCVSLLKILLTNFCLYDCQYCVNRRSSNVPRARFTPEEVVDLTLDFYRRNYIDGLFLSSGVIQSSNYTMEQLVRVAQSLREDHQFRGYLHLKTIPDADPELIAQAGRYADRLSVNIELPTDGGLARLAPEKNVRTIKLAMGTIRLGQEEAQAETKAPPFTPAGQSTQMIVGADPTNDRTILQTAESLYSAFKLKRVYYSAFSPIPDSPSALPAQAPPLLREHRLYQADFLLRGYGFNANELFENSGDLALEIDPKLAWALAHREHFPVDLNRAPLRMIARVPGIGMRNAKRLVELRRTRRVRYDDLVRLRCPMDKIRPFVVTQDYRAAQQDASSEQLRRALTPPPVQLALL
- a CDS encoding response regulator, whose product is MLMTDFLRSAGFSTRWVRNGLDVEKAVAERMPNMIVLDLMLPGRDGRDICRDLRAYSDVPIIMVTAQVEEVDRLLGLELGADDYICKPFSLLELVARVKTILRRVRADARAESSPLQLNEAALSVTYHGVAVEFTPIEFRLLATLASRPAQIFSRNALMDRLYTDGRIVDDRTIDSHVRKIRRKLEAIAPNEELVQSVYGAGFRLNV
- a CDS encoding UdgX family uracil-DNA binding protein (This protein belongs to the uracil DNA glycosylase superfamily, members of which act in excision repair of DNA. However, it belongs more specifically to UdgX branch, whose founding member was found to bind uracil in DNA (where it does not belong), without cleaving it, appears to promote DNA repair by a pathway involving RecA, rather than base excision.); this translates as MRTIVIEDRFAAWRAASLAALAEDLRPESIQWRLAETGAPQQQASLDYTPDSRSPAAASPRMAEVQVSKELAALLKDAASFRDPERWAFLYKVLWRWHHGDRSVASAADIDGSRLYRMAKSVRRAQHDMIAYVRFRKQRDTQAVPEYVAWYEPDHDVLEWAAEHFAQRMGRSSWLITTPRGAAFWDGGALHLDARGALPGDHRYDSEDEAEALWIAYYRSTFNPARLNEEALEQHMPVRFWKGLPEAHLIPGMISEARSGARRLAQASGVGSLDGKVIAVEAETAQPVREPPSSLDACRRCDLWRHATQAVSGVGPARARIMLLGEQPGDQEDLSGQPFVGPAGQLLSVAIERAGLSREQVYLTNAVKHFKWEPRGKRRLHKTPAQREVEACYYWLERELNAVRPAVIVALGATALTALLREKVSLRDYVSAPFEIHGGWAVATWHPSFALRQQDESARDTVLGDITRALVRARALANPTPSPG
- a CDS encoding MaoC/PaaZ C-terminal domain-containing protein → MTSLYFEDFHVGQTFESGGRTITESDLTLFSMLSGDWNPIHADAEFAGKTRFKQRVVHGTLGIAVATGMLHQLGIFHDSVIAMMSLNDWKFVTPIFVNDTLRLRLDILALDGGKSERAGKLTRRFVMLNQRDEIVQDGISDMLIKKRGAA
- a CDS encoding ABC transporter ATP-binding protein — translated: MSAPILQTRALTAGYGGRAVLNGIDMTLRENEVLCLLGHNGAGKSTLVKTLFGLMAQSGGEVFVDGAKRERQSVRASTAAGIALVPEGRGVFPSLSVEEVLKLGLWSADVPPAEHAARLDWVMAVLPDIKRFYKQRAGSLSGGQQQMVSIGRALLSRPRCLLMDEPSIGLAPKLFQDLLGPIRQLQQDTRMSILLVEQNVREALKVSDRVVVMKSGSLIREALPGELDTNAKLMELY
- a CDS encoding efflux RND transporter periplasmic adaptor subunit; amino-acid sequence: MQIRLSAHCRTGVLVLTVALAACSHDKKSEQKKIQSVSVQTVKTVPYAQSVSLPGRTTSYLTSPVTPQVTGVIQKRLFTEGGVVRAGQVLYQIDPAPYQAAYDADKADLEKAQAALLSAKPIAERDRSLAAIDAISKETLEEAEATLKQDEATIDADKAALESARINLGYTRVVAPVTGTISASAYTPGALVTADQTTPLATIYSYDPMYLDVTQSSTDVLALRKKLADGSVKTDANGNAQVKITLEDGTTYAHEGTLQFAGVGVDPTTGTITLRVIVPNPEKLLLPGEYLHAVVEQGIDQNAILVPQQSVTHDQRGNATALIVDAQNKVEQRSLTLAGTADNNEWVVTNGLADGDRVVVAGSQYASVGDTVNPVPVADGAAATSDAAPAMATAAASSAASATAPAAAASN